The proteins below come from a single Salinilacihabitans rarus genomic window:
- a CDS encoding tyrosine-type recombinase/integrase, giving the protein MSLEPIDPETALELYLTDKEAELAESSIQSHRYRLKHFLRWCEMEDIDNLNDLTGRKIQQYRLWRRDDGDLSVASEKTQMDTLRVFIRWAESIDAVEQDLSTKVRSPSMTPEQNTRDEMLETEEAEAVLSYLAKYDYASREHVTVALMWHTMMRVSSVNALDVDDYNPGEQYIEVHHRPDTDTPIKNKKDGERLVALSDDICMLLDDWIEEKRPNVTDDFGREPLVATREGRANKTTLRKYVYQATRPCFRGAECPEDRDPEECEAAVNDQEAFRCPANVNPHAIRRGSITHSLNSDLPDNVVSDRANVSPAVIEQHYDRRTEKEKMEQRRDYLDRL; this is encoded by the coding sequence ATGAGTCTCGAGCCAATCGATCCGGAGACAGCACTCGAGCTGTACCTCACGGACAAGGAAGCCGAACTCGCCGAGAGTTCGATTCAGTCGCACAGGTACCGCCTCAAGCACTTCCTGCGCTGGTGTGAGATGGAGGACATCGACAACCTCAACGACCTCACCGGGCGCAAAATCCAACAGTACCGCCTCTGGCGGCGCGACGACGGTGACCTCTCCGTCGCCAGCGAGAAGACCCAAATGGACACGCTGCGCGTGTTCATCCGCTGGGCCGAGTCGATCGACGCCGTCGAACAGGACCTCTCGACGAAGGTCCGTTCGCCGTCGATGACGCCAGAGCAAAACACCCGCGACGAGATGCTGGAGACCGAGGAAGCCGAAGCGGTTCTCTCGTACCTCGCCAAGTACGACTACGCATCCCGTGAACACGTCACCGTCGCGCTGATGTGGCACACGATGATGCGTGTCAGCAGCGTCAACGCTCTCGACGTCGACGACTACAATCCCGGCGAGCAGTACATCGAGGTTCACCACCGCCCGGATACTGACACGCCAATCAAGAACAAGAAAGACGGCGAGCGCCTGGTCGCGCTGTCGGATGACATCTGCATGCTGCTCGACGACTGGATCGAAGAGAAGCGACCGAACGTGACTGACGATTTCGGCCGTGAACCGCTCGTCGCGACGAGGGAGGGCCGCGCGAATAAGACTACGCTTCGGAAGTACGTCTACCAGGCGACCCGGCCGTGTTTCCGTGGAGCAGAGTGTCCTGAAGATCGGGATCCAGAAGAGTGTGAGGCAGCTGTCAACGACCAAGAGGCGTTCAGGTGTCCTGCGAACGTCAATCCCCACGCCATCCGGCGGGGGAGTATCACACACTCGCTCAACAGCGATCTCCCAGACAACGTGGTGAGTGATCGAGCGAACGTGAGCCCTGCGGTCATTGAGCAGCACTACGACCGGCGTACTGAGAAAGAAAAGATGGAACAGCGGCGCGACTATCTGGATCGACTCTGA
- a CDS encoding DUF998 domain-containing protein encodes MVLAGATAFMGIITAEVLYPGYSTRQDISDLGSTMPPNPIIHEPSATIFNSTMLLTGALVLVATYLVHRGLGRRVLTIPLAVFGVGIFGVGVFPGNVTPWHGLFAMVTFISGGVTVVLSSKVVARPFSYLCVLFGGTSLLVLTSVLVFGLAGSVHPLQFLGSGGIERWVVYPLLVWILAFGGYLLGDAAGDRAVE; translated from the coding sequence CTGGTCCTCGCGGGGGCGACCGCGTTTATGGGGATCATCACCGCCGAAGTGCTCTATCCCGGCTATTCGACGCGACAGGACATCAGCGACCTCGGTTCGACGATGCCACCGAATCCGATCATCCACGAACCGTCGGCTACCATCTTCAACAGCACGATGTTGCTGACGGGCGCGCTCGTGTTGGTCGCGACGTATCTGGTTCATCGCGGACTGGGCCGTCGCGTTCTCACGATCCCGCTGGCAGTCTTCGGAGTGGGGATTTTCGGCGTCGGCGTCTTCCCGGGCAACGTCACGCCGTGGCACGGGCTCTTCGCGATGGTGACGTTCATCAGCGGCGGTGTCACCGTCGTCCTCTCCTCGAAGGTCGTCGCCCGACCGTTCTCGTATCTCTGTGTCCTGTTCGGCGGGACCTCGCTGCTGGTCCTGACGAGCGTGCTGGTCTTCGGACTCGCTGGATCGGTACACCCGTTACAGTTCCTCGGTTCGGGCGGCATCGAACGGTGGGTGGTGTATCCGCTCCTCGTCTGGATCCTCGCCTTCGGCGGCTATCTCTTGGGCGACGCGGCCGGTGATCGGGCGGTCGAGTGA
- a CDS encoding HEAT repeat domain-containing protein: MSDDPEGPPDAELAPTRSPGFGADAVDLSEIEVSREVTLGTADPAAFTATDTEPVAGATVAELRAALRSADRIERRRAAVALSKHPPTDEAVEPIATAALEDPDAEVRQFAVEALATHADETALTAVEAAASDEDPWVRAEAVVTLDAIDRDGARDVIEAKLDDDHPAVRRNAMISVYRARPEDAIDTLLSGLDDPAERVREYAAELLGGLDDDRARRALATVAAEDESALVRATADRALGGAGTPAPGGHGGRSPGTNRDRTSVPPGDDVDGDDLNRSPDL; the protein is encoded by the coding sequence GTGAGCGACGACCCGGAGGGGCCGCCCGACGCGGAACTCGCACCCACGCGGAGCCCGGGGTTCGGAGCCGACGCCGTCGACCTCTCGGAGATCGAGGTGAGCCGCGAGGTGACCCTCGGGACCGCCGACCCGGCGGCGTTCACGGCGACCGACACGGAACCGGTCGCGGGAGCGACCGTCGCGGAACTCCGTGCCGCGCTTCGCTCTGCCGACCGGATCGAACGTCGTCGCGCGGCCGTGGCGCTCTCGAAGCATCCGCCGACCGACGAGGCGGTCGAACCGATCGCGACGGCGGCGCTTGAGGATCCGGACGCCGAGGTCAGGCAGTTCGCGGTCGAGGCGCTCGCGACCCACGCAGACGAGACGGCCCTGACGGCCGTCGAAGCGGCCGCCTCGGACGAGGACCCCTGGGTCCGGGCGGAGGCGGTCGTCACGCTCGACGCGATCGATCGGGACGGCGCCCGCGACGTCATCGAGGCGAAACTGGACGACGACCACCCGGCGGTACGGCGAAACGCGATGATCTCGGTGTACAGGGCCCGGCCGGAAGACGCGATCGACACGCTGCTTTCGGGGCTCGACGATCCGGCCGAGCGCGTCCGCGAGTACGCGGCCGAACTGCTCGGCGGCCTCGACGACGACCGGGCACGGCGGGCGCTCGCGACGGTCGCTGCCGAAGACGAGAGCGCGCTGGTCCGGGCGACGGCCGACCGGGCGCTGGGCGGCGCGGGAACGCCCGCTCCCGGGGGCCACGGCGGGCGGTCGCCCGGCACGAACCGCGACCGAACGTCCGTCCCGCCCGGCGACGACGTCGACGGCGACGACCTGAACCGGTCACCGGACCTGTAG
- a CDS encoding molecular chaperone TorD family protein: MTGNARPTRSDAPTEGSLAVDDADPALAARATVYGVLVRLFDEPDETVHAAIEDGSLADELAALCERSGLDVDPPRLETGDDPRTLRARFNDLFEVGVPKPPVPLYESSHRDDASWQEINLDLARAYDYFGLAVDESNREDHDHLRLQLEFASYLARREALGDRDARDARGDFLDRHLSVFADRLSDSIEAEANTDVYGDLAAFLDAFVRADHRTVGHHST; this comes from the coding sequence ATGACGGGGAACGCACGACCGACCCGGTCGGACGCGCCGACGGAGGGGTCGCTCGCGGTCGACGACGCCGATCCGGCGCTCGCGGCGCGGGCTACGGTGTACGGCGTGCTGGTCCGACTGTTCGACGAACCGGACGAGACGGTCCACGCGGCGATCGAAGACGGGAGCCTCGCCGACGAACTCGCCGCGCTGTGCGAGCGGTCCGGCCTCGACGTCGACCCCCCGCGGCTGGAAACGGGGGACGATCCGCGGACGCTCCGGGCCAGGTTCAACGACCTCTTCGAGGTCGGCGTCCCGAAGCCGCCGGTCCCGCTGTACGAATCGTCCCACCGGGACGACGCCTCGTGGCAGGAGATCAACCTCGACCTGGCACGCGCGTACGACTACTTCGGGCTGGCCGTCGACGAGTCGAACCGCGAGGACCACGATCACCTCCGGCTCCAGCTGGAGTTCGCGAGCTACCTCGCGCGACGCGAGGCCCTCGGCGACCGGGACGCACGCGACGCCCGCGGCGACTTCCTCGACCGACACCTCAGCGTGTTCGCCGACCGCCTGTCGGACTCGATCGAGGCGGAGGCCAACACCGACGTGTACGGGGACCTCGCGGCGTTTCTCGACGCGTTCGTCCGGGCGGACCACCGAACGGTGGGACACCACTCGACATGA
- a CDS encoding ethylbenzene dehydrogenase-related protein: MTNRNVLLAGALLVVGVLAVVLAAPSGPGLGQATGVNQLPVTEMTADDGLQDPGAEAWADVEGETVVLSSAESGLPGAQDTSVSRADVETAYTDERLYVRLSWDDPAANQEIDDPTAFVDGVAVQIPFEQADEPPIEMGSEKQPVNVWFWTADGETEELHAGGLGSTTQLNDTAVTTEAEYADGEWHVVFSRELSTDDRYRTDIDTDQRLNVAFAVFDGESDERGGVKAASEWHHYPLDPDPGPTAFELVLWTVGGLAIVGVLVVTVYGIKNVER, encoded by the coding sequence ATGACTAATCGGAACGTCCTGCTGGCGGGGGCCCTGCTGGTGGTCGGCGTCCTCGCGGTGGTGCTCGCGGCGCCGTCCGGCCCCGGACTGGGCCAGGCCACCGGGGTCAACCAGCTCCCGGTCACCGAGATGACGGCCGACGACGGCCTCCAGGATCCCGGCGCCGAGGCGTGGGCCGACGTCGAGGGCGAGACCGTCGTGCTGTCGAGCGCCGAAAGCGGCCTCCCCGGCGCACAGGACACGTCGGTCTCGAGGGCCGACGTCGAGACCGCCTACACCGACGAGCGGCTGTACGTCCGCCTGTCGTGGGACGACCCGGCCGCGAACCAGGAGATCGACGATCCGACGGCGTTCGTCGACGGCGTCGCCGTCCAGATCCCGTTCGAGCAGGCCGACGAACCGCCGATCGAGATGGGAAGCGAGAAGCAGCCGGTCAACGTCTGGTTCTGGACCGCCGACGGCGAGACCGAAGAGCTACACGCCGGCGGGCTGGGATCGACCACGCAGCTGAACGACACCGCGGTTACCACCGAAGCGGAATACGCCGACGGCGAGTGGCACGTGGTCTTCAGCCGCGAGCTGTCGACGGACGATCGGTACCGGACCGACATCGACACCGACCAGCGCCTGAACGTCGCGTTCGCCGTCTTCGACGGCGAAAGCGACGAACGCGGGGGCGTGAAGGCGGCCAGCGAGTGGCACCACTACCCGCTCGACCCGGATCCGGGTCCGACCGCCTTCGAACTGGTGTTGTGGACCGTCGGCGGACTGGCGATCGTTGGCGTGCTCGTGGTGACCGTGTACGGAATCAAGAACGTGGAACGATGA
- a CDS encoding 4Fe-4S dicluster domain-containing protein — MSNTETAEGIDSQIAMVLDLNKCIGCQTCTIACKTNWTDEPGREYMYWNNVETKPGEGYPRGWEDGGDGWTSEDRTEVDHGEIPELDDYGRSWEFNHGEVFYEGSDDHVAPASDPEWGPNWDEDEGDGQYPNSYYFYLPRICNHCTHPACVEACPRKAVYKRSEDGIVLVDQERCRGYRYCVEGCPYDKIYFNMLEKTAEKCIFCYPRIEGNGPDGEQHATACADACVTQLRYIGRLDDPDGPIYKLVEEWEVALPLHPEYHTDPNVFYIPPSSPGRHTPEGESTDADRIPPAYLEELFGEDVHDALATLERERERVRSGQESELMELLTTTDEHAQYKIGGFADD; from the coding sequence ATGAGCAACACGGAAACCGCGGAGGGGATCGACAGCCAGATCGCGATGGTGCTCGATCTGAACAAGTGTATCGGCTGCCAGACGTGTACGATCGCGTGCAAGACCAACTGGACGGACGAACCCGGCCGGGAGTACATGTACTGGAACAACGTCGAGACCAAGCCCGGGGAGGGATATCCCCGCGGCTGGGAGGACGGCGGCGACGGCTGGACCTCCGAGGACCGAACCGAGGTCGATCACGGCGAGATTCCCGAACTGGACGACTACGGCCGGTCGTGGGAGTTCAACCACGGGGAGGTGTTCTACGAGGGGAGCGACGACCACGTGGCGCCGGCGAGCGATCCCGAGTGGGGGCCCAACTGGGACGAGGACGAGGGGGACGGTCAGTACCCCAACTCCTACTACTTCTACCTGCCCCGGATCTGCAACCACTGTACGCATCCCGCCTGCGTCGAGGCCTGCCCGCGGAAGGCGGTCTACAAGCGATCCGAAGACGGCATCGTGCTGGTCGACCAGGAGCGCTGTCGCGGCTACCGCTACTGCGTCGAGGGCTGTCCCTACGACAAGATCTACTTCAACATGCTCGAGAAGACGGCCGAGAAGTGCATCTTCTGTTACCCCCGCATCGAGGGGAACGGGCCCGACGGCGAGCAACACGCCACGGCGTGTGCCGACGCGTGTGTCACACAGCTCCGGTACATCGGTCGACTCGACGACCCCGACGGGCCGATCTACAAGCTCGTCGAGGAGTGGGAGGTCGCGCTCCCGCTTCACCCCGAGTACCACACCGATCCCAACGTGTTCTACATCCCGCCGTCGTCGCCGGGACGGCACACGCCGGAGGGCGAGAGCACTGACGCGGATCGGATTCCGCCCGCGTACCTCGAGGAGCTGTTCGGCGAGGACGTACACGACGCGCTCGCGACGCTCGAACGCGAGCGGGAACGCGTCAGGTCGGGGCAGGAGAGCGAGCTGATGGAGTTGCTCACGACGACCGACGAACACGCCCAGTACAAAATCGGGGGGTTCGCCGATGACTAA
- a CDS encoding molybdopterin-dependent oxidoreductase encodes MSDSEPHETTGDGTEERTRSERPGDVDRRSFLQGAGLAAVAGGSGLGVTSQLLDFSGLRTVDDPIGNYPYREWEDLYREEWDWDSVARSTHGVNCTGSCSWNVYVKNGQVWREEQAADYPDINDDLPSSNPRGCQNGACFTDYVNADHRVKYPLRRVGERGEGKWERISWDEALDEIAEHVVEKVRDGEYDGIDSYTPIPAMSPVSFASGSRLVNLLGGVSHSFYDWYCDLPPGQPLTFGHQTDNAESADWYNADYIVAWGSNVNMTRIPDAKYFLEAKYDGAKTVGVFSDYSATAIHSDEWLSPEYGTDAALALGMARTIVDEGLYDEAHLKEQTDMPILIREDTGKFLRAADVGLDADDPEYAPVMVDEDGDLRVAPGSLGTRDGKLDLDASIELDFEPRLDVETTVATDDGSVRVHTVWNSLRERLAAYTPDRVYEETGVGRETHQRIAREFAAADRAKIIHGKGVNAWYHNDLGNRALLLLVTLTGNIGRNGTGFDHYVGQEKIWVFNGWKQLSFPTGAVRGVPSTLWTYYHAGILDLLESDQSWVEDEYDTAAKIREAIDKGWMPMYPEERDDGTRPHPNTMFIWRANYFGQAKGGEFVEQNLWPDIDLVVDVNFRMDATALYSDIVLPAATWYEKYDLSVTDMHTYVHPFTPAVEPLGESKPDWEIFRLLAERIQEVATDRDVDPVPDRKFDREIDLQSVHDDYVRDWIADEEGALADGLSAAEFILEHSEETNPDYVDDRITFDDIVEQPRRFLGVDSHWTSSGELDQDRAYVPWEDHVKEKVPWRTLTGRQQYYIDHDWFLEFGEELPTYREPLVEQDTSEYPLEYIQPHGRHAKHSTWRDNPRSMRLERGEPTVWLNPEDARERGIEDGDTVVMYNELAEIEGVAKYYPSLPEGTAMQYFAWEKFQYPNRKNFNHLLPMRLKPTQLVQYPEETGEHLHFFPNFWGPTGVNNDTFVEVRPKDGDSQ; translated from the coding sequence ATGAGCGACTCAGAACCACACGAGACGACGGGCGACGGTACCGAAGAGCGAACGCGTTCCGAACGACCCGGCGACGTCGACCGCCGGAGCTTCCTGCAGGGGGCGGGTCTGGCCGCCGTCGCGGGCGGGAGCGGCCTCGGAGTGACCTCGCAACTGCTTGACTTCTCGGGGCTCCGGACGGTCGACGATCCGATCGGCAACTACCCCTACCGCGAGTGGGAGGACCTCTACCGGGAGGAGTGGGACTGGGACAGCGTCGCACGGTCCACCCACGGCGTCAACTGCACGGGTAGCTGCTCGTGGAACGTCTACGTCAAGAACGGACAGGTGTGGCGCGAGGAGCAAGCCGCCGACTACCCGGACATCAACGACGACCTCCCCTCGAGCAACCCGCGGGGGTGTCAAAACGGCGCGTGTTTCACCGACTACGTCAACGCCGACCACCGCGTGAAGTACCCCCTCCGCCGGGTCGGCGAACGCGGCGAGGGGAAGTGGGAACGGATCTCCTGGGACGAGGCGCTCGACGAGATAGCCGAACACGTCGTCGAGAAGGTACGGGACGGCGAGTACGACGGGATCGACAGCTACACCCCGATCCCGGCGATGAGCCCGGTCTCCTTTGCCTCCGGGTCGCGGCTGGTGAACCTGCTCGGGGGCGTCAGCCACTCGTTTTACGACTGGTACTGCGACCTGCCGCCGGGACAGCCCCTGACGTTCGGCCACCAGACCGACAACGCCGAGAGCGCCGACTGGTACAACGCCGACTACATCGTCGCCTGGGGGTCGAACGTCAACATGACCCGCATCCCCGACGCCAAGTACTTCCTCGAAGCGAAGTACGACGGCGCGAAGACGGTCGGGGTGTTCTCGGACTACTCTGCCACCGCGATCCACAGCGACGAGTGGCTCAGCCCGGAGTACGGCACCGACGCCGCCCTCGCGCTCGGGATGGCCCGGACCATCGTCGACGAGGGGCTGTACGACGAGGCGCACCTCAAAGAGCAGACCGACATGCCGATTTTGATCCGGGAGGACACCGGGAAGTTCCTCCGGGCCGCCGACGTCGGCCTCGACGCCGACGACCCCGAGTACGCGCCGGTGATGGTCGACGAGGACGGCGACCTGCGGGTCGCGCCGGGCTCTCTCGGCACCAGAGACGGGAAGCTCGATCTCGACGCCTCGATCGAACTCGACTTCGAACCGCGACTCGACGTCGAGACCACCGTCGCCACCGACGACGGCTCCGTCCGGGTCCACACGGTCTGGAACTCCCTGCGCGAACGGCTCGCGGCGTACACGCCCGACCGGGTCTACGAGGAGACCGGCGTCGGCCGCGAGACCCACCAGCGCATCGCCCGGGAGTTCGCCGCCGCCGACCGGGCGAAGATCATCCACGGCAAGGGCGTCAACGCCTGGTACCACAACGATCTGGGCAACCGGGCGCTGCTGTTGCTGGTGACGCTGACCGGCAACATCGGTCGCAACGGCACCGGCTTCGACCACTACGTCGGGCAGGAGAAGATCTGGGTGTTCAACGGGTGGAAACAGCTGTCGTTCCCGACCGGCGCCGTCCGCGGCGTCCCGTCGACGCTGTGGACCTACTACCACGCCGGCATCCTCGACCTGCTGGAATCCGACCAGAGCTGGGTCGAAGACGAGTACGACACCGCGGCCAAGATCCGCGAGGCGATCGACAAGGGCTGGATGCCGATGTACCCCGAAGAACGCGACGACGGCACCCGCCCGCATCCGAACACGATGTTCATCTGGCGGGCGAACTACTTCGGGCAGGCGAAAGGCGGCGAGTTCGTCGAGCAGAACCTCTGGCCGGATATCGACCTGGTGGTCGACGTCAACTTCCGGATGGACGCGACCGCGCTGTACAGCGACATCGTGTTGCCGGCCGCGACCTGGTACGAGAAGTACGACCTGAGCGTGACGGACATGCACACGTACGTCCACCCGTTCACGCCGGCGGTCGAGCCGCTGGGCGAGTCCAAGCCCGACTGGGAGATCTTCCGCCTGCTCGCGGAGCGGATCCAGGAGGTCGCAACCGACCGCGACGTCGATCCGGTACCGGACCGGAAGTTCGACCGCGAGATCGACCTCCAGTCGGTCCACGACGACTACGTCCGCGACTGGATCGCCGACGAGGAGGGGGCGCTCGCCGACGGCCTCTCGGCCGCGGAGTTCATCCTGGAACACTCCGAGGAGACGAATCCCGACTACGTCGACGACCGGATCACCTTCGACGACATCGTCGAGCAGCCCCGTCGGTTCCTCGGGGTCGACTCCCACTGGACCTCGTCCGGCGAACTCGATCAGGATCGGGCGTACGTCCCGTGGGAGGACCACGTGAAAGAGAAGGTGCCGTGGCGGACGCTCACCGGACGCCAGCAGTACTACATCGATCACGACTGGTTCCTCGAGTTCGGCGAGGAACTCCCGACGTACAGGGAACCGCTCGTAGAGCAGGACACGAGCGAGTATCCCCTCGAGTACATCCAGCCCCACGGACGGCACGCGAAGCACTCGACGTGGCGTGACAACCCCCGGTCGATGCGGCTGGAGCGCGGGGAGCCGACGGTGTGGCTCAACCCCGAGGACGCGCGGGAGCGCGGCATCGAAGACGGCGACACCGTCGTGATGTACAACGAACTGGCGGAGATCGAGGGGGTAGCCAAGTACTACCCCAGCCTGCCGGAGGGGACCGCGATGCAGTACTTCGCGTGGGAGAAGTTCCAGTATCCGAACCGGAAGAACTTCAACCACCTGCTGCCGATGCGGCTGAAACCCACGCAACTGGTCCAGTACCCGGAGGAGACGGGCGAACACCTGCACTTCTTCCCGAACTTCTGGGGCCCGACGGGCGTGAACAACGACACGTTCGTCGAGGTGCGGCCGAAGGACGGTGATTCCCAATGA
- a CDS encoding cytochrome b → MSRTERYYERGYAWLDERLGLGSERGVLGKAFPAEDSFLLGEVTLFSFLVLGLTGIFLGFFYQPNTAAVEYQGSIAQYHGEEVPQAFASVLAFTYDISYGMFIRRLHHWAAHLFIASAALHMLRVFFQGAYRNPREPNWVIGVLLVVLGMGAGFTGYVLPYDNFAAEAANIGYVVASSTPVIGDTIAWVLFGGEYPTALSIPRMYFLHVLVIPLLIGVLLGVHMIVLYRQKHTEGPRDESFSGTPVSPVETPAGEPEGRADPPASDVPASADGGTAAATASAPDVDRDDDSVVVGLPLFPQQAALSAVVFFLTLGTLSLLAGFFSVHNVAAYGPYDPTTTPKFVLPDWYLMWMFGILKLLPDWVGVGPLSVEFVGGVLITGLVILVVIAWPFIDRREQPGHFVESPFERDWQTATGIAAIVFVSMLSLGGMNTVVSDLTGVPTSTLNPILLALVLTFPVAAWLIVYATLGGFDDEATADSGGGGHA, encoded by the coding sequence ATGAGCCGGACCGAACGCTACTACGAGCGGGGGTACGCGTGGCTCGACGAGCGACTGGGCCTCGGGTCCGAACGGGGGGTACTCGGCAAGGCCTTCCCGGCGGAGGACTCGTTCCTCCTCGGGGAGGTGACGCTTTTCAGCTTCCTCGTGCTGGGGCTGACCGGGATCTTCCTCGGGTTCTTCTACCAGCCGAACACCGCCGCGGTCGAGTACCAGGGAAGCATCGCACAGTACCACGGCGAAGAGGTGCCACAGGCGTTCGCGAGCGTGCTCGCGTTCACGTACGACATCTCCTACGGGATGTTCATCCGCCGACTGCACCACTGGGCGGCACACCTGTTTATCGCCTCGGCCGCCCTGCACATGCTCCGGGTGTTCTTCCAGGGTGCCTACCGGAACCCGCGAGAGCCAAACTGGGTGATCGGCGTCCTGCTGGTCGTCCTCGGGATGGGTGCCGGTTTCACCGGGTACGTTCTCCCGTACGACAACTTCGCGGCGGAGGCGGCGAACATCGGCTACGTCGTCGCCAGTTCGACGCCGGTGATCGGCGACACCATCGCGTGGGTCCTCTTCGGCGGGGAGTACCCGACCGCGCTGTCGATCCCCCGGATGTACTTCCTGCACGTGCTCGTGATTCCGCTGCTCATCGGCGTGTTACTGGGCGTCCACATGATCGTCCTCTACCGGCAAAAGCACACCGAGGGACCCCGCGACGAGTCGTTCTCGGGGACGCCGGTTTCGCCGGTCGAAACGCCGGCCGGCGAGCCGGAAGGACGGGCCGACCCGCCGGCGTCGGACGTTCCCGCGTCGGCCGACGGCGGGACGGCCGCGGCCACAGCGAGCGCTCCCGACGTCGACCGTGACGACGACAGCGTCGTCGTCGGGCTACCGCTTTTCCCCCAGCAGGCGGCGCTCAGCGCGGTCGTGTTCTTCCTCACTCTGGGGACGCTGTCGCTTCTGGCCGGGTTCTTCTCGGTCCACAACGTCGCCGCGTACGGCCCGTACGATCCGACGACGACGCCGAAGTTCGTCCTGCCCGACTGGTACCTGATGTGGATGTTCGGGATCCTGAAGCTACTGCCGGACTGGGTCGGGGTCGGCCCGCTGTCGGTCGAGTTCGTCGGCGGCGTGCTGATCACGGGGCTCGTCATCCTCGTGGTCATCGCGTGGCCGTTCATCGACCGCCGCGAGCAGCCGGGTCACTTCGTCGAGAGCCCGTTCGAACGCGACTGGCAGACGGCGACCGGGATCGCGGCCATCGTCTTCGTGTCGATGCTCTCGCTGGGCGGGATGAACACGGTGGTGTCGGACCTGACGGGCGTTCCGACGAGCACCCTCAATCCGATCCTGCTGGCGCTGGTGCTCACGTTCCCCGTCGCCGCCTGGCTGATCGTGTACGCCACGCTCGGCGGGTTCGACGACGAGGCTACCGCGGATAGCGGGGGTGGCGGGCATGCGTAG
- a CDS encoding Rieske (2Fe-2S) protein yields MTADPDEGRHEHADGDRPSIFRDDRAAVRRRSLAKGVVTAGGVASALSLAAPLSALRDVDVLDPSYDGPVYEEEIYLVDADGERIAEDRLDHGEVLTVFPEPRPDIADAPTLLVRHSEDAYADETALEHTVSGYAAFSKVCTHMGCMVSEVNGARLVCPCHIGEFDPRDGAAVVGGPPPRPLPQLPITLSSDGYLIATGDFLGTVGVK; encoded by the coding sequence GTGACCGCCGATCCGGACGAGGGGCGCCACGAACACGCCGACGGCGACCGCCCGAGTATCTTCCGGGACGACCGGGCGGCGGTGCGGCGCCGAAGCCTCGCGAAGGGGGTCGTCACGGCCGGCGGCGTCGCGTCCGCGCTGAGCCTCGCCGCCCCGCTGTCGGCGCTTCGCGACGTCGACGTCCTCGATCCGAGTTACGACGGTCCGGTCTACGAGGAGGAGATCTACCTCGTCGACGCGGACGGCGAGCGGATAGCGGAAGACCGCCTCGATCACGGCGAGGTGCTGACGGTCTTTCCGGAGCCGCGTCCGGACATCGCGGACGCGCCGACGCTGCTGGTCCGTCACTCGGAGGACGCGTACGCGGACGAAACGGCGCTCGAACACACCGTCAGCGGCTACGCCGCGTTCTCCAAGGTCTGTACACACATGGGATGTATGGTGAGCGAGGTAAACGGCGCGAGACTCGTCTGCCCGTGCCACATCGGGGAGTTCGACCCCCGGGACGGGGCGGCAGTCGTCGGGGGACCGCCACCCCGGCCGTTGCCACAGTTGCCGATCACGCTCAGTTCGGACGGCTACCTCATCGCGACGGGCGACTTCCTCGGCACGGTGGGGGTGAAGTGA
- a CDS encoding helix-turn-helix domain-containing protein gives MSTKNPRASESEPVDHRRTCARLEVRIRPGDDYSCPLTLPLTSCHCGAEPGPVLADEPVDGIEFTRGTEECLIDFVLADGEVVSKSGPSRRSPCLCDAFQRRRCVPKYGRIEDGWLHATTHVKSHEQIRPLVADLRALADRVVVDRLVVAEPDGHHDPVLFDRATLTEKQREAVEAAVERGYYSTESDVRLAEIADDLGISQSALSERLRTAQSKLITDLF, from the coding sequence ATGAGCACGAAGAATCCGCGGGCCAGTGAGAGCGAACCGGTCGACCACCGGCGGACGTGCGCGCGGCTGGAGGTCCGGATCCGTCCGGGAGACGACTACTCGTGTCCGCTCACGCTCCCCCTCACTTCGTGTCACTGCGGCGCGGAACCGGGTCCCGTCCTCGCCGACGAACCGGTCGACGGCATCGAGTTCACCAGAGGGACCGAGGAGTGTCTCATCGATTTCGTCCTGGCCGACGGGGAGGTCGTCTCGAAGAGCGGCCCGTCGAGGCGGTCGCCCTGCCTCTGTGACGCCTTCCAGCGGCGTCGCTGTGTCCCCAAGTACGGTCGGATCGAGGACGGCTGGTTACACGCGACCACCCACGTCAAGAGCCACGAACAGATCAGGCCGCTGGTGGCGGACCTGCGGGCGCTCGCCGACAGGGTGGTCGTCGACCGCCTCGTCGTCGCCGAACCGGACGGGCACCACGACCCCGTCCTGTTCGATCGGGCGACGCTCACCGAAAAGCAACGCGAGGCGGTCGAAGCGGCCGTCGAACGTGGATACTACTCGACCGAGTCGGACGTGAGACTCGCTGAGATCGCCGACGACCTCGGGATCAGCCAGTCGGCGCTCTCGGAGCGTCTCCGGACGGCACAGTCGAAGCTCATCACGGACCTGTTCTAG